ACGGTGCCAGGTGGTTGTGTGGCGCGCGTCGTGGCTCGTACGCCGCGCGAGGCAGGTCGTCCACCACGCGGGTCGACCACCACAGCAGCTGCTCGGTCAGTGCCGCCCGGACCTCGGCCACCTCCGGATCGCGCCACCGGTTGGTCAGCTCCATCGGGTCCTCGGCCAGGTCGTAGAGCTCGCCGCGGCCGGTCACGTCGTAGACGAGCTTCCACCGGCCCTGCCGGACCATGCGGGAGGTGCCGCTCTGGGTGACGCTGTTGAGCTCGTCGTACTGCCTTCCCTCGTAGGGAAAGTGCAGCGGCGGCCGCTGGCCGGCGTCATAGGGGATCCCGCCGTAGCCGCGTTCGGCGTAGACGCTTGCGAACTCCTCGGCCGGGTAGTCGCCGCCGGTCAGCGCCGGCCACAGGCTGCGGCCCTGCACGCCGTACGGGATGTCCGCCCCGACCGCTTCGCACAGCGTGGGGAACAGGTCGGCCAGGGAGACGTGATCGACGGCGTTGTCCGAGGCGACCACGCCGGGCCCGGACAGCACGAACGGGATCCGCATCAGCACCTCCGGCATGCCGGCGCCCTTGCGCTGCAGACCGTAGTCGCCGACATAGTCTCCGTGATCGGCGACGAAGACGACGAGGGTGTTGTCAAGAACGCCTTGGCGCTGGAGATGACCGAGCAGCCGGCGGATCTGGTCGTCTATCAGGCGCAGCATGCCGCAGTAGGTGGCGCGGTAGCGGCGCCACAGTCGGTCGTAACCCGGCCGCTTCTCCTCCAGCAGGTCGGCGAGCCACCTCCACGCACCGCCCTTGGCGCGCGCCGCCTCGGGACCGCAGGCACGGTCGGGCACGTCCTCTTCGGGGAACATCGAGAAGTACGGCTCGGGCGCCTGGTAGGGGTTGTGCGGCTCTGGGAAGGAAACCCAACCGAAGAAGGGCCGGTCCGGATCGCGCCGGTCCAGCGCCTCGATCGCGTCGGAGACGATGCGGTACGGATACTGGCACTCCAGCGGGAACGCCGTGGGTTCGACGGTGGGACCGTGGTCGATGGATCGCAACCAGGCCGAGAAGTCCCGCTGCTCGTCGGTGGAGTCCGGACCGCGCTCGTGCCAGTACGGTCCCGCGAAGGAGTCGAAGTCGCCCTCGCCGCGGTACATGTGGGTCTTGCCGGCGAAGTGCAGCGAGTAGCCCGAGGCCGCGAGCACGTCCAGCAGGTCCTCACTGCGAAGTACCTCTTTGGTGGCGCTGTTCTGGCGTACGCGGTGGGCGGAGGGGAAGCGGCCGGTCAGCAGGCTGGTGCGCGCCGGCACACACGCCGGCGCCGTCGTGTAGGCGTTGCGAAAGCGTGTCCCGGACGCGGCCACCGAGTCCAGGAACGGCATGGTGTCCAGCCCGAATCCCTCGCCGGCGGTGAAGCCGGCCCGGTGCTGGTCGGTCATCACCAGCAGGATGTTCGGCCCTGGCGCGCTCACCGTGCCGCCTCCTTCCCGGATCGGCCCGGCCGGCGCCGCTGCGCCTGCCGGGCGGCCAGGCGGTAGGCGTCGATCTCCTCCGCCGGGATCGCGCGGCTGGGGCCGCTCACGATCTCACGGACCTGCTCGACCGGCAGCTTCGGCGTGCGGTCCTCAGTGAGCAGGCCGTTGCGCTCCTGCTGGGTGTCGGTCAACTGGGTGTAGCAGAACCCGGCCAACTCGGGGGAGTCCAGAATGGCGCCGACCAGCTCGCCGAACCGGTCCCGAAGGGCCTCGGGGGAGTCGACCGTGCTGTAGCCGAACCACTTGTCCTCGCCCTCGGGCAGGTAGGACAGGCCGCCGAACTCGGTGAGCACGACCGGCTGGCCCTCGCGCACGGGGTCGGTGAGCAGCACCTTGCGGCGGCCGGGCCCCGGGCCGTACAACGTCCGGTCGAGCGACTCCGGGCTGCCGTACCTCTCGTCGATGCTGGCGCCCCGAGGCGTGTAGTCGTGCACACCCCAGATGTCGCTGTCGGTGTGTTCCCAGCCGTCGTTGGAGATCACCGGACGGGTGGGGTCGATCGCCCTGGTCAGGTGGTAGAGCGCGGTGGCGAAGCTGCGCTGCTGTGCGGAGGTGGCGATGTGGGGTACGCCCCAGCTCTCGTTCAGCGGCACCCAGCAGACGACGCAGGGATGGCTGCGGTCCCGGCGTACGACCTCGGTCCATTCCCGGGTAAGCCGGTCGACCGCCCGGGTGGAGAACTCGAAGGCGTTGGCCATCTCACCCCACACCAGCAGGCCGAGGCGGTCGCACCAGTAGAGGAAACGGGGATCCTCGATCTTCTGGTGGATGCGGGCGCCGGTGAAGCCGAGCTCCTTGATCAGCTCGACCTCGCGGCGCAACGCGTCCGCGTCTGGTGCGGCGAGGTGAGACTGCGGCCAGAAGCCCTGTTCGAGCACCATCCGCAGGTAGTACGGCCGGCCGTTGAGCAGGAAGAGCCCGTCCCGGAAGCCGACGCTGCGCAGACCGAGGTAGCTGGACACCTCGTCGCCCGGTTGGTCGCGTCCGTCGCGTTGGCCGTGTCGATCTCCGCCACGCAGTGCCAACGTGGCGTCGACGAGGATCGGCGACTCCGGCGACCACAGCAGCCGGCCGGCCCGGCCGCCGAGCAGGTCGGGAACTGTGAGGACGACTCGGGACGTCTGCTCGCCCACTCGGACCGTCTGCCGAGCGAGGAGGTCGCCGGCGAGGTCCAGCCGGACGTCGAGCTCGACCGGTGAGACCGGTGTCCTGCTGAGCGTCAACTCCAGTTGGACAGTGCCTGCCTCGAGGTCGGTCGCCCACGCCAGGTCGGCGACGTGGAGGGCAGAGACGGTCTCCAGCCAGACCGGCTGCCAGATCCCGGTGGTCCGGTCGTAGAAGATCCCCTCCGGCCCCAGCGACCGGCACTGCTTGCCGCGCGGCTGGCTCGCGTCGGTGGGCTGGTCCTCGGCCCGGACGACGACGGTCTGCTCACCGCCTTCCCGCAGTGCCTCGGTGATGTCGAACGTGAACGGCGTGTGCCCGCCCTCGTGGCCCCCGACCCGGAGGCCGTTTACCCACACCGTGGTGGAGTAGTCGACGGCGCCGAAGTGAAGCAGGACGCGGTTTCCGTCTGTGGGCAGGTCCGCCGTGAACGTCCGCTCGTACCACACCACCGGGTGGAAGCCCGGGTCGTGCACCTCCGACAGCTTCGACTCCGGCGGGTACGGAACGCGGATCGCACGGTCGAACACCTCCGCCGACGCGGGCTCGAACCACCGCTCGCCCAGCCCGGCGTCGCCGTCGTCGAAGGCGAAGCGCCAGACGCCGCAGAGGTCGGTCCACGTCTCGCGACGGAACTGGGGGCGGGGATGCGCGGACGGGTCGGCGGACGAGCGGGCGGGCGGATCGGTCGTCGGGTCGGTCACGGAGGTCCTTTCGGTGTCACACGTTTCGGGGGCGGGCGCCTGTCTCCCTCGGCCTACCAGAAGGCGTCCCGGGGCTGGGTGCGGTCCTCGGTGGCGACCAGGACGTCGATCAGTTTCTCCTGCAGGGCAAGCCGGTCCGCGGCGTGCGCTGGGTCGTCCCACAGGTTGGTGACCTCGCGGGAATCGGCGACGAGGTCGTAGAGCTCACCGGTTCGTGCGCGCGTGCCGGCCGGTTCACCGTGGTGGACCACGAGCTTCCAGCGGTCGTGCCGCAGCATCGTGGTGTGCACCGGCGGGTCGTACGGATGGCCGCTGTTGCGGTACTGCGACAACGCCCAGTCCCGCGTCCACGCGCCGGAGTCGCCCCGGGCCAGGGGGAGCAGGCTGGTGCCCTGTCCGCGGGCCAGCGGCGGCAGGCCGGCCACATCCAGCAACGTGGGGGCGAGGTCGATCCACTGCACGAGTTCGGCCCGGCGTTCACCGGCCGACAGCACACCGGGCCAGCGCATCAGCAAGGGAACCCGGACCGAGCAGTCGTACATCATCGGGCCCTTGAGCATGAGCTGGTGGTCACCGAGCAGCTCGCCGTGGTCACTGGTGAAGACCACGACGGTGTTGTCGGCCAGGCCCTCCTCGTCCAGGGTGTCGAGGATCCGGCCGACCTCGTCGTCGACCAGGGTGACCATGGCGTAGTAGGCGGCCTTCACCTGCTGGAGTTCGGCCTCGGTGTAGTCCATGAAGCCCCTGGCGTGCCCGGCATAGGACTCCTTCGACGCCTCGGTGTAGATGGCCGGCTTGCTCGCAAGCTCCTCCGGCGTGGTCACCGGCCGGGACAGTGCCTGCGGGTCGTAGCGGTCGACGTACTCCGGCGGTGCACCGAAACCGTGGTGGGGATCGAAGAAGTTCGCCACGAAGCAGAACGGCTTGTCGCGTTCGCGCCCGGTGCGCAGGAACTCCTGTGTCTCCAGGCCGATCCACCGGCTGTAGTGCGCCTGGGTCGGCATCGTGTCGAACGTCAGCGGCGACGCCGGGTCGAGCGCGGCGGCGTGCAGGTCGGGATGCGCGGCTCGCAGCCACCGGTGGTACGCGTTCTCCGACGAACCGGGGTAGGGGTCGTGCGCCCACCGGAACACCCGGAAGCCGTCGTCGAGCCGCCGCTCTGTGCGCCCGGCGAAACACGCTGACAAGTGCAGCTTGCCGACCAGCCCGCAGTCGTACCCCGCGTCGGCCAGGTCCCTGGTGAACAGTCGCTCGTGGTCGGGCAGGCCGACGCCGTTGGCCCACAGGCCGTGATTGGCCACGTAACGTCCGGTCATCAGGCTGGCCCGCGACGGACCGCACACGGGGTTCTGCACGTAGCAGTTCTCGAACAGCACGCCCTGCTCGGCCAGCCGGTCCAGGTGCGGCGTCTCGATCTCGTCGTTGCCGTACGCACCGAGCGCGTCGAAGCGCTGCTGATCGGTGCAGATGAACAGGATGTTGGGTGAGGTGAGGTGACCGCTCGGCATAGATACACCGTGATACTAGATGTCGGCCTCCTGGCGGGAGTCGGCGTCCGGGAACGGACCGGGGTGCCTGCCCCCGCCAGCCGAGGACGAGCCGCCGCGATGGCGAGGACCTGAAGGTGGTGGGACGATGGCCAGCCTGACGAGGACGTCCCCCAGGTAGGCGAGGAGGGTCAGGCCGTGCCCGCTGACCACACGGAGGAGATGCCCGTACGCGCGGCGGTTCTGGACGCGCCCGGTGCGCCGCTGCGGGTGGAGGAGCTGTCGCTGCAGCCGCCGAAGGCCGGTGAGGTGCTCGTCCGGGTCACCGCCGCGGGCCTGTGCCACACCGACCTGCACTACATGGCGGGTGACCTCGCGTGCACGACTCCGATCGTGCCCGGGCACGAGGGCGCCGGCATCGTGGAGCAGGTCGGCGCCGGCGTCACGTCGGTGCGGCCCGGCGACTCCGTCGTACTGATGTGGCGCCCTCGCTGCGGCCGGTGTGCGTACTGCTCGTCCGGCCGTCCGGCCCTCTGCGACAGCGCACGCGTCCAGATCACCACCAACGGCCTGCTGGACGGTGCGACCCGGCTTCGCCGCGGCGACCAGGAGGTCAGGCACCTGCTCGGCGTCTCGTGTTTCGCCGAACGCTGCGTGGTGGCCGAACAGTCGGTGATCAAGATTCCGGACGACATCCCGCCGCGGATCGCCTCGCTCGTCGGGTGCGCCGTGATCACCGGCGTCGGGTCGGTGCTCAACGTCGTCACCGACGCCGCGCGCAGTGGCATCCTCGTCGTCGGCGCGGGCGGGGTCGGGCTGTCCTGCGTGCTCGGCGGCAAGCTGGCCGGTGCGTACCCGCTGATCGTCGCCGACGTGGTGCCGAAGCGACTGGAGCAGGCGACCAGGCTCGGCGCCACCCACACGATCGACTCCGGCCGGACCGACCTCGAGCAGGCCGTCCGGGAGATCTGTCCCGACGGCGTGGACTGGGCGCTGGAGGCGGTGGGCAGGGCGCCGACCCTCGAACAGGCGATGGCCTGCCTGCGCAAGGGCGGCACGCTCGTCGCGATCGGGCTCGGCCCGGTCGGCGCGACGTTCGAGGTGCCGATCAACCAGCTGGTGCAGCAGGAGAAGCGGCTGGTCGGCAGCCTGTACGGCAGTGCCAACACCGTGACTGACGTCCCGAAGCTGCTGGAGCTCTACCAGTCGGGCCGGCTTCCGCTGGACGAACTCCTCGGCCCGGCGTACCCGCTGAGCCAGGTGAACGAGGCGTGTCAGGCCCTGGTTGACGGGGCCGTCGGCCGGATCGTCGTCGAACCCGACCGCTAGGCCGCTTCCTGGCCCACCCGATAATGGGCGGTAGTGCCGAGCGTTGTTCGACCGTGCTCGGCTCGATCTCCGTGCAGCGCCGCACGGCGAGATGTCGTACGGCGATCCGGAAATCGAGGGAGCTTCGAGTGTCTGGCGTGCTGGCCGGGTTCGCCACCATCGGCATGATCATCGGGGTGGGCTTCATCCTCGCCCACCTGGAAGTGCTGGACGCGACCGCACAGCGGGTCCTGACCCGGACGGCGTTCTTCGTCGCCAGCCCGGCACTGATGGTGACCGTTCTCGGACGCAGCAACGTGCACCAGCTGCTGTCGGCCAACCTGATCGCCTCGCTCGGCAGCGTGTTCGTGGTCGCCACGATCTACGTGCTGCTGGCCCGGCTGGTGTGGAAGCGAAGCCCCGGCGACACCGTGATCGGAACCTTCTCTGCTGCCTACGTGAACGCCGGCAACCTGGGCTTGCCGATCGCCGCGTACGCACTGGGAGACGCGGCGCTGATCGCACCGATGCTGCTCGCCCAGTTGCTCGTACTCCAACCGAGCGGGCTCACCGTGCTCGACGCCGTCACGCACGTCCCGCAGCCCGGCATGTCCCGCGGCCGCCGGCTGTTGCTGCGGGTGACCAGGCCGTTGCGCAACCCGCTGGCGATCGGTTCGCTGGTCGGCCTGACGCTGGCGATCTCCGGGATGAAGCTGCCGGTGGTCCTCAGTGGTCCGCTCGGCCTGCTGGGCGGAATGGCCGTGCCGTCGATGCTGCTGGCGTACGGCATCTCACTGCGGCTCGGCCCCCGGCCCGGCGCCGGCGAACCACCGGTCCAGGTCGCCACCATCCTGGCGCTGAAGCTCCTCGTCCAGCCCTTGGTCGCCTACCTGATCGGGGCGTACGTCGTCGGGATCAGCGGGCACGCGCTCCTTGCCGTGACGGTGATCGCCGCCCTGCCGACGGCGCAGAACGTCTTCACGTTCGCGATGCGCTACGGACGTGGGATCGTTCTCACCCGGGACGTGATCTTCTTCTCCACCGTGCTGTCGCTGCCGGTGATCATCGTGATCACCTGGCTCCTGGCCTGACGGACCGGGGTCACTCGGACCGGCCGAGTTTGGCCGTCTCGAAGGTGATGCAGACGTCACTCTCGGGCGGTGTAGGGCCCGAGCGTGGTCAGGTCGATGTCGGTGTCCGGCCAGCGCCGGCGAAGTGTCGCGGCAGCCGCGCGCGCCCAACCGGTCAGGTGCGGCAGGACCCGGTGCCGCTCGGCGGTGTCGGCGGCGGCTTCCAGAGTGGTGACCCGGTGAAGCCGGCTGTGGTTGCCGAACGGGCGATCGTCGATCTTCGGCAGGTTCGCCAGCCGGCAGGCCACGAAGACGAAGCCCGCGCCCGCGAGCGTCCGGCCGAACCACCGGTCGTCGGCGACCTCGGGGACTGCCGGCGCCAACGCCTCTCGATACGCCTTCTCCACCCCGTTGGTCATCGGGTCGCCGACCGTGAGCCACATCGACCCGGGGACGTAGAGGTCGTTCACCAGGTCGGTGACGGCATGCCGGAAACCCGCGGCCTCGAAGTCGATGAGCCGGCCGTCTGCCTCGCCGCCCGCCCGGCTGTCGACGAGGTAGTTGTTCACCCCCGCATCGCCGTTGGAGAAGGCGAGGAAGGGACCAGGATCGGCGATGTCGGCGGTGATGCCGGCCAGCTCGCGGGTC
This region of Actinopolymorpha sp. NPDC004070 genomic DNA includes:
- a CDS encoding sulfatase-like hydrolase/transferase, producing MSAPGPNILLVMTDQHRAGFTAGEGFGLDTMPFLDSVAASGTRFRNAYTTAPACVPARTSLLTGRFPSAHRVRQNSATKEVLRSEDLLDVLAASGYSLHFAGKTHMYRGEGDFDSFAGPYWHERGPDSTDEQRDFSAWLRSIDHGPTVEPTAFPLECQYPYRIVSDAIEALDRRDPDRPFFGWVSFPEPHNPYQAPEPYFSMFPEEDVPDRACGPEAARAKGGAWRWLADLLEEKRPGYDRLWRRYRATYCGMLRLIDDQIRRLLGHLQRQGVLDNTLVVFVADHGDYVGDYGLQRKGAGMPEVLMRIPFVLSGPGVVASDNAVDHVSLADLFPTLCEAVGADIPYGVQGRSLWPALTGGDYPAEEFASVYAERGYGGIPYDAGQRPPLHFPYEGRQYDELNSVTQSGTSRMVRQGRWKLVYDVTGRGELYDLAEDPMELTNRWRDPEVAEVRAALTEQLLWWSTRVVDDLPRAAYEPRRAPHNHLAPFTVSRRES
- a CDS encoding sugar-binding domain-containing protein, giving the protein MTDPTTDPPARSSADPSAHPRPQFRRETWTDLCGVWRFAFDDGDAGLGERWFEPASAEVFDRAIRVPYPPESKLSEVHDPGFHPVVWYERTFTADLPTDGNRVLLHFGAVDYSTTVWVNGLRVGGHEGGHTPFTFDITEALREGGEQTVVVRAEDQPTDASQPRGKQCRSLGPEGIFYDRTTGIWQPVWLETVSALHVADLAWATDLEAGTVQLELTLSRTPVSPVELDVRLDLAGDLLARQTVRVGEQTSRVVLTVPDLLGGRAGRLLWSPESPILVDATLALRGGDRHGQRDGRDQPGDEVSSYLGLRSVGFRDGLFLLNGRPYYLRMVLEQGFWPQSHLAAPDADALRREVELIKELGFTGARIHQKIEDPRFLYWCDRLGLLVWGEMANAFEFSTRAVDRLTREWTEVVRRDRSHPCVVCWVPLNESWGVPHIATSAQQRSFATALYHLTRAIDPTRPVISNDGWEHTDSDIWGVHDYTPRGASIDERYGSPESLDRTLYGPGPGRRKVLLTDPVREGQPVVLTEFGGLSYLPEGEDKWFGYSTVDSPEALRDRFGELVGAILDSPELAGFCYTQLTDTQQERNGLLTEDRTPKLPVEQVREIVSGPSRAIPAEEIDAYRLAARQAQRRRPGRSGKEAAR
- a CDS encoding sulfatase-like hydrolase/transferase, which codes for MPSGHLTSPNILFICTDQQRFDALGAYGNDEIETPHLDRLAEQGVLFENCYVQNPVCGPSRASLMTGRYVANHGLWANGVGLPDHERLFTRDLADAGYDCGLVGKLHLSACFAGRTERRLDDGFRVFRWAHDPYPGSSENAYHRWLRAAHPDLHAAALDPASPLTFDTMPTQAHYSRWIGLETQEFLRTGRERDKPFCFVANFFDPHHGFGAPPEYVDRYDPQALSRPVTTPEELASKPAIYTEASKESYAGHARGFMDYTEAELQQVKAAYYAMVTLVDDEVGRILDTLDEEGLADNTVVVFTSDHGELLGDHQLMLKGPMMYDCSVRVPLLMRWPGVLSAGERRAELVQWIDLAPTLLDVAGLPPLARGQGTSLLPLARGDSGAWTRDWALSQYRNSGHPYDPPVHTTMLRHDRWKLVVHHGEPAGTRARTGELYDLVADSREVTNLWDDPAHAADRLALQEKLIDVLVATEDRTQPRDAFW
- a CDS encoding Zn-dependent alcohol dehydrogenase, translated to MPADHTEEMPVRAAVLDAPGAPLRVEELSLQPPKAGEVLVRVTAAGLCHTDLHYMAGDLACTTPIVPGHEGAGIVEQVGAGVTSVRPGDSVVLMWRPRCGRCAYCSSGRPALCDSARVQITTNGLLDGATRLRRGDQEVRHLLGVSCFAERCVVAEQSVIKIPDDIPPRIASLVGCAVITGVGSVLNVVTDAARSGILVVGAGGVGLSCVLGGKLAGAYPLIVADVVPKRLEQATRLGATHTIDSGRTDLEQAVREICPDGVDWALEAVGRAPTLEQAMACLRKGGTLVAIGLGPVGATFEVPINQLVQQEKRLVGSLYGSANTVTDVPKLLELYQSGRLPLDELLGPAYPLSQVNEACQALVDGAVGRIVVEPDR
- a CDS encoding AEC family transporter translates to MSGVLAGFATIGMIIGVGFILAHLEVLDATAQRVLTRTAFFVASPALMVTVLGRSNVHQLLSANLIASLGSVFVVATIYVLLARLVWKRSPGDTVIGTFSAAYVNAGNLGLPIAAYALGDAALIAPMLLAQLLVLQPSGLTVLDAVTHVPQPGMSRGRRLLLRVTRPLRNPLAIGSLVGLTLAISGMKLPVVLSGPLGLLGGMAVPSMLLAYGISLRLGPRPGAGEPPVQVATILALKLLVQPLVAYLIGAYVVGISGHALLAVTVIAALPTAQNVFTFAMRYGRGIVLTRDVIFFSTVLSLPVIIVITWLLA